Proteins encoded in a region of the Ornithodoros turicata isolate Travis chromosome 3, ASM3712646v1, whole genome shotgun sequence genome:
- the LOC135388509 gene encoding uncharacterized protein LOC135388509, protein MQRRPQHPARRAPARSRSRGSRPDPDPPQHHSVATWTVVSHGQPVSWASRTRWAHQPRPLRGDDPTQTPAPFRGLTLTDRHPADPLQPLTAEEKRILCPLCLVPELHRPTHRRGPLHQARTEAARTANDVTTALSTLRRLRPELLVETRPPPPPPPAPSSAMDDAVLDLSDDLMTL, encoded by the coding sequence ATGCAACGACGTCCGCAGCATCCCGCCCGCCGTGCACCTGCCCGCTCCCGTTCCCGCGGAAGCCGCCCGGATCCGGATCCACCCCAGCACCACTCCGTGGCCACTTGGACAGTTGTGTCCCACGGACAGCCGGTTTCCTGGGCATCCCGCACACGGTGGGCTCACCAGCCAAGGCCCCTCCGGGGGGACGACCCCACACAGACTCCGGCTCCGTTTCGCGGTCTGACGCTCACCGACCGCCACCCGGCCGATCCCCTACAGCCCCTCACTGCGGAGGAGAAGCGGATCCTATGCCCGCTCTGCTTGGTCCCCGAACTGCACCGTCCGACACACCGCCGGGGCCCACTTCACCAGGCCCGAACGGAGGCCGCCCGGACAGCCAACGACGTGACAACAGCCCTCTCCACCCTCAGGCGGCTCAGACCCGAACTTCTGGTGGAGACCAGGCCTCCCCCTCCTCCGCCGCCTGCCCCCTCTTCAGCCATGGACGACGCCGTACTAGACCTGTCGGACGACCTCATGACCCTGTAA